Proteins co-encoded in one Aspergillus luchuensis IFO 4308 DNA, chromosome 6, nearly complete sequence genomic window:
- a CDS encoding uncharacterized protein (COG:S;~EggNog:ENOG410PSYC;~TransMembrane:1 (o324-341i)), giving the protein MQQSEVLVHISAPSTVADDAGYRAQVEAILSFQPFSRQLITLRSDDSEAIPAVTEAGPSYTQEQHNASSSTLKPPDPGAASPAHRPSQHDKDSLGTPLSVIPDSQPERIPPEPVDLQEIALPQPSPTPRRKSTDTNGLPSTKRSRLDSLSPVIGTTSPDEHLNNLSPPNNDTTREVAPQTPKDITLHLPLEIKPNPPPISTNPFTTHITPTLEMLSTRLNPSRTYTPLKQTRPLDDLERGHWYLRLKLTDTLNPKPNSSTTWDMPLFTRFWTFLTDFIAKEGRAGWGVWCVLEDDGSDKPAPSPQNGPEDGGVEKPTRPVTLKVYAWGEIASHIYLLLFLASERRVRRMGLQWRDSADDVVIQMP; this is encoded by the coding sequence ATGCAACAATCCGAAGTGCTCGTCCACATCTCCGCCCCCAGCACCGTGGCCGATGATGCCGGCTACCGCGCTCAGGTCGAAGCAATCCTCAGTTTTCAACCTTTCTCTCGTCAGCTCATAACTTTACGATCTGATGACAGCGAAGCCATCCCCGCTGTAACGGAAGCCGGTCCCTCCTATACCCAGGAACAACACAATGCCAGCTCTTCTACACTCAAGCCTCCAGACCCTGGAGCAGCCTCACCAGCCCATCGACCAAGTCAACATGACAAGGACTCGCTCGGAACCCCCCTGAGTGTCATTCCCGATTCTCAGCCTGAGCGAATTCCCCCGGAGCCAGTCGACTTGCAGGAGATTGCCCTTCCCCAACCAAGTCCAACACCGCGTCGCAAATCGACCGATACGAATGGCCTCCCTTCTACGAAGCGAAGTCGTCTAGACTCCCTTTCACCAGTCATCGGTACAACATCCCCAGATGAGCATCTCAACAACCTCAGCCCACCAAACAACGACACCACCAGAGAAGTCGCCCCCCAAACACCGAAAGACATCACCCTACACCTCCCCCTCGAAATCAAACCAAACCCACCTCCCATATCAACAAACCCCTTCACAACCCACATCACCCCGACCCTAGAAATGCTCTCCACCCGCCTCAACCCCTCCCGCACATACACTCCCCTCAAACAAACCCGACCGCTCGACGACCTCGAAAGAGGACACTGGTACCTCCGCCTCAAACTCACCGACACCCTAAACCCAAAGCCAAACTCCAGCACCACCTGGGACATGCCACTCTTCACGCGCTTCTGGACCTTCCTAACGGATTTCATCGCGAAAGAAGGCCGCGCTGGCTGGGGTGTCTGGTGCGttctggaggatgatggctcAGATAAACCTGCACCGTCGCCTCAGAATGGACCcgaggatggtggggtggagAAACCAACAAGACCAGTAACCCTGAAGGTCTACGCATGGGGCGAGATAGCTTCTCATATATACCTGCTTTTATTCCTGGCGAGTGAGCGTCGCGTTCGCAGGATGGGACTGCAGTGGCGTGATAGTGCAGATGATGTCGTGATTCAAATGCCGTAG
- a CDS encoding putative arsenite resistance protein Ars2 (COG:S;~EggNog:ENOG410QDBA;~InterPro:IPR025239,IPR039249,IPR013087,IPR021933, IPR007042;~PFAM:PF04959,PF12066,PF13821) → MDSYESYGSPGRSREAGDPYASRVPVDSYRRRSPVSQDRRRARGRSRSPVMIDRYEPSDRRASRDDYYAASREHAGRDREDRRRAPSPNVANIDRYVPGQDSVKRPLPTNPLPNPLTLEFQVGFNWFAEWWRAEQSIKEEKERAKHGGRRPSDRVKGEREAREDRERERAQIQAAYDSYKVNLQAKMARAFVQHHRNEEWFRERYVPEVRDPLRRQLMDFRMGAYQQWERDLESGLFDEFTLEGIYKSESDGAGGVIEKEEGETTAVGETLGVLDLLPARGGDLRDEALSQSALLIKTLAPNVSREKIEEFCKEHLGEEDGGFKWLSLSDPNPSKKYHRMGWIMLHPAPDVGVVERGDGREEEGEEMEHDHAANGSGTQTAAEKALEAINDKTIHDPVHGDFVCHVGVHVPPSQPRKKALWDLFSSPERISRDLELARRLVSKLDDEMGAGADGFSKIEERVEELRGKGWLQPPVTGPVSVKKRKPDYGADDIDEGEAEEGEEQEGWEDDELDDEELLAKKKKLDLMVEYLRRVYNFCFFCVFESDSVHELARKCPGGHLRRPRAGLTTQSKAVARASALGQPFPVKKKEPSEEGEEQPPVSEEKRPQRFSSKTEQQLQRAFNWVKTFEDKLLQILEPENVDIGKLGGKPVEDALEEELAKYMKQEDESKYRCKVPECTKLFKAEHFWRKHVEKRHTEWFENIRSDLALVNAYVLDPARIAPSRSDANSNGHFPLNSGQGQTGTPRGFSLASMPPYLAGSGNVPPSFQSVPGSGVPGFMGVNNPSWSGNGMVSADGPGLHQPGVMRRGGGRYNNRSGPYDRRGNRHGGPGTGSGRLSPVRGMSSMYGSGGRLPASSGPPYIPPGHPAAALVGASGFVDAGAGQQGMGPREAVQGRSLKSYEDLDAVGGSGSGELNY, encoded by the exons ATGGACTCATATGAGAGTTACGGGTCCCCCGGCAGGAGCCGGGAAGCTGGCGATCCCTATGCTTCTAGGGTCCCAGTGGACTCATACCGTCGCAGGTCACCTG TATCTCAGGATCGACGCCGAGCACGCGGTCGTTCTCGCTCACCCGTTATGATCGACCGCTACGAACCTTCTGATCGCCGTGCCTCGCGAGACGACTATTATGCTGCCTCTCGGGAGCATGCCGGGCGTGACCGCGAGGACCGTCGCCGTGCGCCTTCGCCGAACGTTGCCAACATCGACCGCTATGTCCCGGGACAAGATTCTGTCAAGCGCCCTCTTCCCACCAATCCGCTTCCGAACCCTTTAACCCTGGAGTTTCAAGTGGGGTTCAATTGGTTTGCCGAATGGTGGCGCGCGGAGCAGTctatcaaagaagaaaaggaacgcGCCAAGCACGGCGGTCGGCGTCCTTCTGATCGCGTCAAGGGGGAGCGGGAGGCTCGTGAAGAccgggaaagagagagagcacaGATCCAGGCGGCTTACGATTCATACAAGGTGAACCTTCAGGCGAAGATGGCACGTGCTTTCGTCCAGCACCATCGAAACGAGGAGTGGTTCAGAGAGCGCTACGTTCCTGAGGTCAGGgatcctcttcgtcgtcaacTGATGGATTTCCGCATGGGCGCCTATCAACAATGGGAGAGAGACCTCGAGAGTGGTCTCTTTGATGAGTTCACGCTTGAAGGAATTTACAAGAGTGAAAGTGATGGGGCAGGCGGTGTcattgagaaggaagagggcgaAACCACCGCGGTTGGTGAAACCCTGGGTGTTCTGGACTTGCTCCCAGCAAGAGGCGGTGACTTGCGTGACGAAGCTCTGTCTCAGTCTGCCCTCTTGATCAAGACTCTAGCGCCCAATGTTAGCCGCGAGAAGATCGAAGAGTTCTGTAAGGAGCATttgggtgaggaagatggtggaTTCAAGTGGCTCAGTCTCAGCGACCCCAATCCGTCGAAGAAGTACCAtcggatgggatggatcatGCTCCATCCTGCGCCGGACGTCGGGGTCGTCGAGaggggagatggaagagaggaagagggtgaggaAATGGAACATGATCACGCGGCCAATGGATCGGGGACACAGACTGCTGCCGAGAAGGCGCTTGAAGCAATCAACGACAAAACGATTCATGATCCTGTTCATGGTGACTTTGTCTGCCACGTGGGTGTTCATGTCCCGCCGTCGCAACCCCGTAAGAAGGCCTTGTGGGATCTCTTTTCGTCGCCAGAGCGGATTTCACGAGACCTGGAGCTGGCAAGGAGACTGGTGTCGAAGCtcgatgatgagatgggaGCAGGTGCTGACGGGTTCTCCAAAATCGAAGAGCGAGTCGAGGAATTGCGCGGCAAAGGCTGGCTTCAGCCGCCTGTCACGGGGCCTGTCAGTGTCAAAAAGAGGAAGCCCGACTACGGTGCCGATGATATTGATGAAGGCGAGGCAGAAGAGGGCGAAGAACAGgaaggatgggaagatgacgaactcgatgatgaggagctcttggccaagaagaagaagttggatCTGATGGTTGAATACCTTCGCCGGGTCTACaatttctgtttcttctgtGTCTTTGAGAGTGACTCTGTGCATGAGCTTGCTCGTAAATGCCCTGGTGGACATCTCCGTCGACCCCGGGCCGGTCTTACGACGCAGTCGAAGGCTGTGGCCCGGGCTAGCGCTCTTGGGCAGCCGTTCCCTGTCAAAAAGAAGGAACCCAGTGAAGAGGGCGAGGAGCAGCCGCCTGtgtcggaggagaagcggCCACAGCGTTTCAGTTCCAAGACCGAACAACAGCTTCAGCGAGCGTTCAACTGGGTCAAGACATTCGAGGACAAACTTTTGCAGATCCTTGAGCCAGAGAATGTCGATATCGGGAAGCTGGGTGGCAAGCCCGTTGAAGACgccttggaggaggagctcgcAAAGTATATGAAGCAGGAGGATGAGTCCAAGTATCGCTGCAAAGTCCCTGAATGCACCAAGCTGTTCAAGGCGGAGCATTTCTGGCGTAAGCATGTCGAAAAGCGTCATACCGAATGGTTTGAGAACATTCGCAGTGAT CTCGCTCTGGTCAATGCCTACGTTCTCGACCCTGCTCGGATTGCTCCTTCGCGGTCTGACGCTAATAGTAACGGGCATTTCCCTCTTAACTCTGGTCAGGGCCAGACCGGTACACCACGTGGTTTCAGCCTAGCGTCAATGCCGCCTTACCTTGCAGGCAGCGGAAATGTTCCCCCAAGCTTCCAGAGTGTGCCAGGGTCGGGAGTACCCGGATTTATGGGTGTTAATAACCCCTCGTGGAGTGGTAATGGAATGGTGTCTGCAGACGGCCCAGGTTTGCATCAACCAGGCGTCATGCGCCGTGGTGGCGGGCGTTATAATAACCGATCAGGTCCTTATGACAGACGTGGCAATCGACATGGCGGCCCAGGCACTGGAAGCGGCCGTCTGAGCCCCGTCCGTGGCATGTCCAGCATGTATGGATCTGGTGGTCGCCTGCCGGCCAGTTCTGGACCGCCATACATTCCCCCTGGACATCCTGCCGCCGCCTTGGTGGGAGCCAGCGGCTTTGTCGACGCCGGTGCCGGTCAGCAAGGCATGGGCCCGCGCGAAGCCGTACAAGGTCGCAGCCTCAAGAGCTACGAGGATCTCGATGCGGTCGGTGGCTCTGGCAGCGGGGAGTTGAACTATTAG
- the hapB gene encoding transcription activator HAP2 (BUSCO:EOG09263KEE;~COG:K;~EggNog:ENOG410PQKV;~InterPro:IPR001289;~PFAM:PF02045;~go_function: GO:0003700 - DNA-binding transcription factor activity [Evidence IEA];~go_process: GO:0006355 - regulation of transcription, DNA-templated [Evidence IEA]) — protein sequence MMEYPPQYQQPHGQHPHASSHITAPYQTAPQNAGSTVGSMTSPTNPQAHMQQAHATHQASPIVPSQSHYQPAQNAPGSVHQQMNFPQSYGVTTAMPQTYGISPTQAAAMATAAASGQFYPLHQDSMAGQMAPGPRGSPRMAGVQVKSDRNPRSPPQIPGQMPSMGSQVQMSQNAQMQQRRMSHVSSPHVQNAQPLINHAGRPSVPPSMPPPPQPPVQQSQPSPDMVAGAAEESPLYVNAKQFHRILKRRVARQKLEEQLRLTSKGRKPYLHESRHNHAMRRPRGPGGRFLTADEVAAMEKKQASGSTTSGLEAADDNAVKPPGDNPPSAQKRKSSDVNDDTINSSKKTKTSAKPSTSADESENESAELSDEDG from the coding sequence ATGATGGAATACCCGCCGCAGTATCAACAGCCTCATGGCCAGCATCCCCACGCCTCTTCCCACATCACTGCCCCGTATCAGACGGCTCCTCAAAATGCTGGGTCCACGGTGGGGTCGATGACTTCTCCCACCAACCCTCAAGCGCACATGCAACAAGCTCACGCTACACATCAAGCGTCCCCAATTGTTCCCTCACAATCTCATTATCAGCCTGCTCAAAATGCCCCGGGCTCTGTACATCAGCAAATGAACTTCCCTCAGTCGTATGGAGTCACCACGGCGATGCCACAAACGTATGGTATCTCCCCTACGCAAGCGGCCGCAATGGCCACCGCTGCAGCATCGGGCCAATTCTATCCTCTACATCAAGATTCGATGGCTGGCCAGATGGCTCCTGGTCCCCGCGGATCGCCGCGCATGGCTGGGGTGCAGGTCAAGAGTGACCGCAATCCTCGTTCTCCACCCCAGATTCCTGGCCAGATGCCATCGATGGGATCCCAGGTACAGATGTCCCAGAACGCCCAGATGCAGCAACGTCGCATGAGCCATGTCAGTAGCCCACATGTTCAGAATGCCCAACCACTTATCAATCATGCCGGCCGGCCTTCGGTGCCCCCATCTATGCCGCCACCACCTCAGCCGCCTGTCCAGCAGAGCCAACCTTCGCCGGATATGGTCGCTGGCGCCGCTGAGGAATCGCCGTTATACGTGAACGCGAAGCAGTTTCATCGCATCCTGAAACGACGAGTGGCTCGCCAAAAACTGGAGGAGCAATTGCGGCTCACGTCCAAGGGCCGTAAGCCATATCTACACGAATCGCGTCACAACCATGCCATGCGCCGCCCTCGTGGTCCCGGCGGGCGATTCTTAACGGCTGACGAAGTGGCTgctatggagaagaagcaagcatcCGGATCTACAACCTCTGGGCTTGAAGCCGCTGATGATAATGCGGTGAAACCTCCTGGCGATAACCCGCCTTCTGCACAGAAACGAAAATCAAGTGATGTCAACGATGACACCATCAACTCGTCTAAAAAGACGAAAACCAGTGCGAAACCGAGCACTAGTGCGGACGAAAGCGAGAACGAATCTGCTGAGCTGTCCGACGAGGATGGTTGA